The following proteins come from a genomic window of Geothrix edaphica:
- a CDS encoding class I SAM-dependent methyltransferase, with the protein MTGMAQHWEKIHATKGNAVSWYQPTSTESARLIRACGLPPGASVLDVGAGASVLVDELLKAGYRPTLLEIAEAAFVRVKDRLGARAAEVRFILGDITGTELPEAAYDLWHDRAVFHFLTEPAQRTAYVQALQRALRPGGFVVLAGFAPDGPEKCSGLPVCRYDAQGIAEQLGAEFELLESVRELHPTPSGATQAFQYTRFRRL; encoded by the coding sequence ATGACCGGCATGGCGCAGCATTGGGAGAAGATCCACGCCACGAAGGGCAATGCCGTGAGCTGGTACCAGCCCACCTCAACGGAATCCGCGCGGCTGATCCGGGCCTGCGGGTTGCCACCGGGGGCTTCGGTGCTGGATGTGGGCGCCGGAGCCTCGGTGCTGGTGGATGAGCTGCTAAAAGCGGGCTATCGGCCCACCTTGCTGGAGATCGCGGAAGCGGCCTTCGTCCGGGTGAAGGACCGGCTGGGGGCGAGGGCTGCGGAGGTACGCTTCATCCTGGGTGACATCACGGGGACGGAATTGCCCGAGGCCGCCTACGATCTGTGGCACGACCGGGCGGTCTTCCACTTCCTCACGGAGCCGGCCCAGCGCACGGCCTACGTGCAGGCCTTGCAGCGGGCTCTGAGACCTGGCGGCTTCGTGGTGCTCGCCGGATTCGCACCCGACGGCCCCGAGAAGTGCAGCGGCCTGCCGGTCTGCAGGTACGATGCGCAGGGCATCGCGGAACAGCTGGGGGCTGAGTTCGAGTTGCTGGAATCCGTGAGGGAGCTGCACCCCACGCCTTCCGGTGCCACCCAGGCCTTCCAATACACGCGGTTCCGGCGGCTCTGA
- the dusB gene encoding tRNA dihydrouridine synthase DusB, with product MTFPHSPFHIRDIEVPNRLVMAPLHEITDQPFRKFIREIGGVGLTVSEMISSEALIRHAVKAERMMAATGERPLSMQISGGRPEALAEGAALCEAAGADLVDLNMGCPASNVTKGGAGSALLKDIRLAERCVTAMVKAVKVPVTVKMRAGWDASQKERGEFLDFLRMFEAVGVQALAIHPRTRAQQYEGHADWGIIARAVEAGTSYPIIGNGDVNAREDAYRMVEETGCAAVMIGRGALYNPFLFRQILEPEFVVTTEMRIDATLRLFQILLDLLEPREALHKIKKIGAWFTKGVPGGHGFRQNLHAASDPQALMAAIDALRHQAA from the coding sequence GTGACCTTCCCCCACAGCCCCTTCCACATCCGCGACATCGAGGTGCCCAACCGCCTCGTGATGGCGCCGCTCCACGAGATCACCGACCAGCCCTTCCGGAAGTTCATCCGGGAGATCGGCGGGGTGGGGCTCACGGTGTCGGAGATGATCAGCAGTGAGGCCCTGATCCGGCATGCGGTGAAGGCGGAGCGGATGATGGCGGCCACTGGCGAGCGGCCCCTGTCCATGCAGATCTCCGGGGGGCGCCCCGAAGCGCTGGCGGAGGGCGCGGCCCTGTGCGAAGCGGCGGGCGCCGACCTGGTGGACCTGAACATGGGCTGCCCGGCCAGCAATGTCACGAAGGGCGGCGCGGGCTCGGCGCTGCTGAAGGACATCCGCCTGGCGGAGCGCTGCGTCACGGCCATGGTGAAGGCGGTGAAGGTGCCTGTGACGGTGAAGATGCGGGCGGGCTGGGACGCGTCACAAAAGGAGCGGGGCGAGTTCCTGGACTTCCTGCGCATGTTCGAGGCCGTGGGCGTGCAGGCCCTGGCGATCCATCCCCGCACCCGGGCCCAGCAGTACGAGGGCCACGCGGACTGGGGCATCATCGCCCGCGCCGTGGAGGCCGGCACGTCCTATCCCATCATCGGCAACGGAGACGTGAACGCCCGGGAGGATGCCTACCGGATGGTGGAGGAGACGGGCTGCGCCGCCGTGATGATCGGCCGCGGGGCGCTCTACAACCCCTTCCTCTTCCGCCAGATCCTGGAGCCGGAGTTCGTGGTGACCACGGAGATGCGCATCGACGCCACCCTGCGGCTCTTCCAGATCCTGCTGGATCTGCTGGAGCCCCGCGAGGCCCTGCACAAGATCAAGAAGATCGGCGCCTGGTTCACCAAGGGCGTGCCCGGCGGCCACGGCTTCCGCCAGAACCTCCACGCCGCCAGCGACCCCCAGGCCCTCATGGCCGCCATCGACGCCCTGAGGCATCAGGCGGCCTAG
- a CDS encoding helicase HerA-like domain-containing protein, with translation MPEPLLIAKGTSELVLLPRMANRHGLVAGATGTGKTVTLRTMAERFSSIGVPVFLADVKGDLPGVCKPGGDNPKVTERVGQLKLEGFEYKGYPVAFWDLYGQQGHPVRTTISDMGPLLFSRLLNLNDTQGGVLNLVFKIADDNGLLLLDLKDLRSMLQFVGDHAAEFKTQYGNVSAASIGAIQRGLLELESQGAEAFFGEPALDLDDLLQTDAKGRGVINILAADKLINAPKLYATFLLWLLSELFERLPEVGDPEKPKLAFFFDEAHLLFNDAPDALLDKIEQVVRLVRSKGVGVYFVSQNPLDIPEKVLGQLGNRVQHALRAFTPRDQKAVKAAAETFRANPELDVATAITELAVGEALVSLLDEKGRPTVVERAFVCPPESQLAPITPEERQQVIKSSLLAGHYEQAVDRESAFEKLKARAEVAMQQEAAEAQAKAEAKAAKEPTRRSDSMVEAFGKSVIRAAGSSIGRQIIRGVMGSIFGGGGRRR, from the coding sequence ATGCCCGAGCCCCTGCTGATCGCCAAAGGCACCTCAGAACTCGTCCTGCTGCCCCGCATGGCCAATCGCCACGGGCTGGTGGCGGGCGCGACGGGCACTGGCAAGACGGTGACGCTGCGCACCATGGCCGAGCGGTTCTCCTCCATCGGCGTGCCGGTCTTCCTGGCGGACGTGAAGGGCGATCTGCCAGGCGTCTGCAAGCCCGGCGGCGACAACCCGAAAGTCACCGAGCGCGTCGGGCAGCTGAAGCTCGAGGGCTTCGAGTACAAGGGCTATCCGGTGGCCTTCTGGGACCTCTACGGCCAGCAGGGCCACCCGGTCCGCACCACGATCAGCGACATGGGGCCCCTGCTCTTCTCGCGGCTGCTGAACCTGAACGACACCCAGGGCGGCGTGCTGAATCTGGTGTTCAAGATCGCCGACGACAACGGCCTGCTGCTGCTGGACCTCAAGGACCTGCGCAGCATGCTCCAGTTCGTGGGCGACCATGCCGCCGAGTTCAAGACCCAGTACGGCAATGTCTCCGCCGCCAGCATCGGCGCCATCCAGCGCGGCCTGCTGGAGCTGGAGAGCCAGGGCGCCGAGGCCTTCTTCGGCGAGCCGGCCCTCGACCTCGACGACCTCCTGCAGACCGATGCCAAGGGTCGCGGCGTCATCAACATCCTGGCGGCGGACAAGCTCATCAACGCCCCCAAGCTCTACGCCACCTTCCTGCTCTGGCTGCTGTCGGAGCTCTTCGAGCGCCTGCCCGAGGTGGGCGATCCCGAGAAGCCCAAGCTGGCCTTCTTCTTCGACGAGGCGCACCTGCTCTTCAACGATGCGCCCGACGCCCTGCTGGACAAGATCGAGCAGGTGGTGCGCCTGGTGCGCTCCAAGGGCGTGGGCGTCTACTTCGTGAGCCAGAACCCGCTGGACATCCCCGAGAAGGTGCTGGGCCAGCTGGGCAACCGGGTGCAGCACGCGCTGCGCGCCTTCACGCCCCGCGACCAGAAGGCCGTGAAGGCCGCCGCCGAGACCTTCCGCGCCAACCCGGAGCTCGACGTGGCCACGGCCATCACCGAGCTGGCCGTGGGCGAGGCCCTGGTCTCCCTGCTGGATGAGAAGGGCCGCCCCACCGTGGTGGAGCGCGCCTTCGTCTGCCCGCCCGAAAGCCAGCTGGCGCCCATCACGCCCGAGGAGCGGCAGCAGGTCATCAAGAGCTCCCTGCTGGCCGGCCACTACGAGCAGGCTGTGGACCGGGAGAGCGCCTTTGAGAAGCTGAAGGCCCGCGCCGAGGTGGCCATGCAGCAGGAGGCCGCCGAGGCCCAGGCCAAGGCGGAGGCCAAGGCCGCGAAGGAACCCACCCGCCGCTCCGACAGCATGGTCGAGGCCTTCGGCAAGAGCGTCATCCGCGCCGCCGGCAGCTCCATCGGCCGCCAGATCATCCGTGGCGTCATGGGGTCCATCTTCGGCGGCGGAGGGCGCAGGCGCTAG
- a CDS encoding cation diffusion facilitator family transporter, with product MSAEHLEQRSRVRVALVSITAGVVVLGLKYLSYVLSGSVALKSDAIESVVNVVAAVFALGAVVFAGKPADKEHPYGHGKIEHFSAAFEGGLISLAAAFILFEATEGLIHGVVLKDLGRGLAVNLLAGAINGLLGWFLLTQGRKTRSRALEADGHHILSDFWTTVGIVTGLLAVKFTGIKWLDPVMAMIVGLLLARTGFRLVKESSQALLDMEDPEVLAKVLAAMNRVRTWDIIAVHEMRTFRSGRYTHVDVHMVVPEYYPVRQAHDLCESFGKRTLEEADIEGEVHTHVDPCGRLYCERCPAETCAIRRSPQTEAVAFALEEATAAGPA from the coding sequence ATGTCCGCCGAACACCTCGAACAGCGATCCCGGGTCCGCGTCGCCCTCGTCTCCATCACGGCAGGCGTCGTCGTCCTCGGGCTGAAGTACCTGTCCTACGTTCTCTCGGGCTCCGTGGCCCTGAAATCCGACGCCATCGAGAGCGTGGTGAACGTGGTGGCGGCTGTGTTCGCCCTGGGCGCCGTGGTCTTCGCCGGGAAGCCCGCAGACAAGGAACATCCCTATGGCCACGGCAAGATCGAGCACTTCAGCGCGGCCTTCGAAGGCGGCCTGATCTCCCTGGCCGCGGCCTTCATCCTCTTCGAGGCCACCGAAGGGCTCATCCATGGTGTCGTATTGAAGGATCTGGGCCGCGGCCTGGCCGTCAACCTGCTGGCCGGCGCTATCAACGGCCTGCTGGGCTGGTTCCTTCTCACCCAGGGCCGCAAGACCCGCTCGAGGGCCCTGGAGGCCGACGGGCACCACATCCTTTCCGACTTCTGGACCACCGTGGGCATCGTCACCGGCCTGCTCGCCGTGAAGTTCACGGGCATCAAGTGGCTCGATCCGGTCATGGCCATGATCGTGGGCCTCCTGCTGGCCCGCACGGGCTTCCGCCTGGTGAAGGAGTCTTCCCAGGCCCTGCTCGATATGGAGGATCCGGAGGTGCTGGCCAAGGTGCTCGCGGCCATGAACCGCGTTCGGACCTGGGACATCATCGCCGTCCACGAGATGCGCACCTTCCGCTCGGGCCGCTACACCCACGTGGACGTGCACATGGTGGTGCCCGAGTACTACCCCGTGCGCCAGGCCCATGACCTCTGCGAAAGCTTCGGCAAGCGCACGCTGGAAGAGGCCGACATCGAGGGCGAAGTCCACACCCACGTGGATCCCTGCGGCCGCCTCTACTGCGAGCGCTGCCCCGCCGAGACCTGCGCCATCCGGCGCTCTCCCCAGACCGAGGCAGTGGCCTTCGCCCTGGAAGAGGCCACGGCCGCAGGCCCTGCCTGA
- a CDS encoding bifunctional hydroxymethylpyrimidine kinase/phosphomethylpyrimidine kinase, with amino-acid sequence MDATRPSAPPVALCLGGMDPSAGAGLLRDALALAELGCQPMAVSLAETLQNGLACTRIEAPGLDPVQRLETLAPHLAGRWGVKLSLCALEPRDFRRLCVTLRHLAPPLRIWDPILAPSAGVGLHDGGDLRRMAADLLPMGGWVVSPNRGEAAAFAGLPPEAIRGAAPEVLAAPWLVAGASAVWLKGGHAPGDLVQDLWITQEGIMPLEAAPRLPGQRRGTGCLLSATWLGLRLWGLDDRAAAVESARRLRERWNQAFSPGGAGRPMFAPLQGRPESVARGAR; translated from the coding sequence ATGGATGCCACCCGCCCCAGTGCCCCGCCGGTCGCCCTGTGCCTGGGCGGGATGGATCCGTCCGCAGGGGCGGGCCTCCTGCGGGATGCCCTGGCGCTGGCGGAGCTGGGCTGCCAGCCCATGGCGGTGAGCCTGGCGGAGACCCTCCAGAACGGCCTGGCCTGCACCCGGATCGAAGCTCCGGGGCTGGACCCGGTCCAGCGCCTCGAAACCCTCGCCCCCCATCTGGCGGGTCGCTGGGGCGTGAAGCTCAGCCTCTGCGCCCTTGAGCCCCGCGACTTCCGGCGGCTCTGCGTCACCCTGCGCCATCTTGCGCCGCCCCTGCGGATCTGGGATCCCATCCTGGCCCCCAGCGCGGGCGTGGGCCTGCACGACGGCGGCGATCTCCGCCGCATGGCCGCGGACCTGCTGCCCATGGGCGGGTGGGTGGTGAGCCCCAACCGTGGCGAAGCCGCCGCCTTCGCCGGCCTGCCACCGGAAGCCATCCGCGGAGCGGCACCCGAGGTTCTGGCAGCCCCCTGGCTGGTGGCGGGAGCCTCGGCCGTATGGCTCAAGGGCGGTCACGCCCCGGGCGACCTGGTGCAGGACCTGTGGATCACGCAGGAGGGCATCATGCCGCTGGAAGCCGCCCCGCGCCTGCCCGGCCAGCGCCGGGGCACGGGCTGTCTCCTGTCCGCCACCTGGTTGGGCCTGCGCCTGTGGGGGCTGGATGATCGCGCGGCCGCCGTAGAATCTGCCCGGCGCCTGCGGGAACGCTGGAACCAGGCCTTCTCGCCCGGCGGCGCGGGCCGGCCCATGTTCGCGCCCCTGCAGGGGAGACCGGAATCCGTTGCCAGGGGGGCCCGGTGA
- a CDS encoding HU family DNA-binding protein, with protein sequence MNKAELVSAVADKAGITKAQAAAALDQVLGGIASALRSGDKVTLVGFGTFSVANRGARTGRNPRDNKPIKIAAKKVAKFKPGKKLADEVNGKGGKKRK encoded by the coding sequence ATGAACAAGGCTGAACTGGTCAGCGCCGTCGCCGACAAGGCCGGTATCACCAAGGCCCAGGCCGCTGCGGCCCTGGATCAGGTCCTCGGTGGCATCGCCTCCGCCCTGCGCTCCGGCGACAAGGTCACCCTCGTGGGCTTCGGCACCTTCTCCGTCGCCAACCGCGGCGCCCGCACCGGCCGCAACCCCCGCGACAACAAGCCCATCAAGATCGCTGCCAAGAAGGTCGCCAAGTTCAAGCCCGGCAAGAAGCTCGCTGACGAAGTCAACGGCAAGGGCGGCAAGAAGCGCAAGTAG
- the truA gene encoding tRNA pseudouridine(38-40) synthase TruA, with the protein MTHPYFLTVAYAGGAFHGWQIQTSLRSGQGDLWQALRAFDPEAPMPQGTGRTDAGVHARAQGVLIHTARAWDPYRLLAALNAHLPKDIRVMQAQPAPEGFFPRQHAVAKRYIYRLGLGPAEDPLLAPFRWHVHQAVPLDLAAMADAVPPLLGTHDFSSFRCVECAAKTPVRTLHGIRIVPGEAGAELIFEGSSFLMHQVRIMTGTLVEVGKGRRRPDSLPAVLAAKDRTRAGLTAPPWGLCMEKVWYEARWGMGDPSPWGERE; encoded by the coding sequence ATGACACATCCCTACTTCCTCACCGTGGCCTACGCGGGCGGGGCCTTCCACGGCTGGCAGATCCAGACCAGCCTGCGGAGCGGCCAGGGGGACCTGTGGCAGGCCCTGCGGGCCTTCGATCCCGAGGCGCCCATGCCCCAGGGCACCGGCCGCACAGATGCGGGCGTGCATGCCCGGGCGCAGGGTGTGCTGATCCACACCGCGCGGGCCTGGGACCCCTACCGCCTCCTGGCGGCGCTGAACGCGCACCTGCCGAAGGACATCCGGGTGATGCAGGCGCAGCCCGCTCCGGAAGGCTTCTTTCCGCGCCAGCATGCGGTGGCCAAACGCTACATCTACCGGCTGGGCCTCGGACCGGCGGAGGATCCGCTGCTGGCGCCCTTCCGGTGGCACGTCCACCAGGCCGTGCCGCTGGATCTGGCGGCCATGGCGGATGCGGTGCCCCCCCTGCTCGGCACCCACGATTTCTCCAGTTTCCGCTGCGTCGAGTGCGCCGCGAAGACGCCGGTCCGAACGCTGCACGGCATCCGCATCGTTCCCGGCGAGGCCGGCGCGGAGCTCATCTTCGAAGGAAGCAGCTTCCTCATGCACCAGGTCCGCATCATGACGGGCACGCTGGTGGAGGTGGGGAAGGGGCGGCGGAGGCCGGATTCCCTTCCTGCCGTGCTGGCCGCCAAGGACCGCACGAGGGCGGGGCTCACCGCTCCGCCATGGGGGTTGTGCATGGAGAAGGTCTGGTACGAAGCCCGCTGGGGGATGGGCGACCCCAGCCCCTGGGGCGAGCGCGAGTAG
- a CDS encoding DUF4388 domain-containing protein → MALSGDLATMGLEDLFQWLAVGKKSGVLELRGPLHTKRVAFHEGRITSVWSSDPREYLGQYLLAFRRITEDQLREALATQEDEQQLLGRILINRQLITEAEIRRIVQLKVEESIYDTFLWSVGSFEFHDGVASHQKSMLLSLDVTGIVLEGARRMDDWKRIRRVIRGGDAVLAPVPEAIAERLPLATEDADLLARLDGHIRVDQLVLDIRMPEFKINKLLFDLHEKGLVRLVHAGGNLGENPSLQLQRARALVEKQKLQEAQEELRRILKDQPRHVDAGRMMAVVQDLLDDRKLDQELVPVLAVSLDELMTTDLGPNEAFLASRVNGLWSIRDILTIAPFEQDECLAIFSRLIKRGILKTSKLTREGDQPGTMR, encoded by the coding sequence TTGGCCCTGAGCGGTGATCTGGCGACGATGGGCCTGGAGGATCTCTTCCAGTGGCTCGCCGTGGGCAAGAAATCCGGTGTCCTCGAACTCCGCGGCCCCCTGCACACCAAGCGCGTGGCCTTCCACGAGGGCCGCATCACCAGCGTCTGGTCCTCGGATCCTCGCGAGTACCTGGGCCAGTACCTCCTCGCCTTCCGCCGCATCACCGAGGATCAGCTGAGGGAGGCCCTGGCCACCCAGGAGGACGAACAGCAGCTGCTGGGGCGCATCCTCATCAACCGCCAGCTGATCACGGAAGCCGAGATCCGGCGCATCGTCCAGCTGAAGGTCGAGGAGAGCATCTACGACACGTTCCTGTGGAGCGTGGGCAGCTTCGAGTTCCACGATGGCGTCGCCTCCCACCAGAAGTCCATGCTGCTCAGCCTCGACGTCACCGGCATCGTGCTGGAGGGCGCCCGCCGGATGGACGACTGGAAGCGCATCCGGAGGGTCATCCGGGGCGGCGATGCCGTGCTGGCGCCCGTTCCCGAGGCCATCGCCGAGCGCCTGCCCCTGGCCACCGAAGATGCCGACCTCCTGGCCCGCCTGGACGGGCATATCCGCGTGGACCAGCTGGTGCTGGATATCCGCATGCCCGAGTTCAAGATCAACAAGCTGCTCTTCGACCTCCACGAGAAGGGCCTGGTGCGCCTCGTGCATGCCGGAGGCAACCTGGGTGAGAATCCGAGCCTCCAGCTCCAGCGCGCCCGGGCCCTGGTGGAGAAGCAGAAGCTGCAGGAGGCCCAGGAGGAGCTGCGGCGCATCCTGAAGGACCAGCCCCGCCATGTGGACGCTGGCCGGATGATGGCCGTGGTCCAGGATCTCCTCGATGACCGGAAGCTGGATCAGGAATTGGTCCCCGTGCTGGCCGTGAGCCTGGATGAGCTGATGACCACCGACCTCGGTCCGAACGAGGCCTTCCTGGCCAGCCGCGTGAACGGCCTGTGGTCCATCCGCGACATCCTCACCATCGCCCCATTCGAGCAGGATGAGTGCCTCGCCATCTTCTCCCGGCTCATCAAGCGTGGGATTCTCAAGACGTCGAAACTCACCAGGGAAGGGGATCAGCCGGGCACCATGCGCTGA
- a CDS encoding gluconeogenesis factor YvcK family protein: MSGPLGLHADQPLKVVALGGGTGLAALLRALKREAGRSRDPWKLTGIVTVSDNGGSSGRLRDELGGIPPGDLRNCLSALTLEDSALSDLLNYRFKGDGSLAGHSLGNLMLWALADLTGDWVRAIRQLSGVLVTVGRLFPSTVVPITLCAEDMAGRRYEGETAVGSCRPPLARLWMEPAEAEPLPEAVLALLRADLVILSPGSLYTSTIANLLLSELQEAVAISRAPVVYVANLMTEPGESSGLDLENHVAAIASFGRVGISAVIANSAPLQPEMLARYREEGGEPIAAPSAEVLGIPVHRFPLLDPEAPMARHHPDLLNQAIRETLTRL; this comes from the coding sequence GTGTCAGGCCCCCTGGGTCTCCATGCCGACCAGCCCCTGAAGGTGGTGGCCCTGGGCGGCGGCACGGGCCTTGCCGCGCTGCTGCGGGCCCTGAAACGCGAGGCCGGCCGCAGCCGTGATCCCTGGAAGCTCACGGGCATCGTCACCGTGTCCGACAACGGCGGCTCCTCTGGGCGGCTGCGCGACGAGCTGGGTGGCATCCCGCCGGGGGATCTCCGCAACTGCCTCTCGGCCCTGACCCTGGAGGATTCCGCCCTCTCCGACCTCCTGAACTACCGGTTCAAGGGTGACGGCAGTCTGGCCGGGCACTCTCTCGGGAACCTCATGCTCTGGGCCCTGGCGGACCTCACGGGCGACTGGGTGCGGGCCATCCGGCAGCTCTCGGGCGTGCTGGTGACGGTGGGTCGGCTGTTCCCCTCCACCGTGGTGCCCATCACCCTCTGCGCCGAGGACATGGCAGGGCGCCGCTACGAGGGGGAGACAGCCGTGGGCTCCTGCCGCCCGCCCCTGGCCCGCCTCTGGATGGAGCCCGCCGAGGCCGAGCCCCTGCCCGAGGCCGTCCTCGCCCTGCTGCGCGCGGACCTGGTCATCCTCAGCCCCGGCAGCCTCTATACATCCACCATCGCCAACCTCCTGCTGTCGGAGCTGCAGGAGGCTGTGGCCATCTCCCGGGCACCGGTGGTGTACGTGGCGAACCTCATGACCGAGCCCGGCGAATCCTCCGGACTGGACCTGGAGAACCACGTGGCCGCCATCGCCTCCTTCGGGCGCGTGGGCATTTCCGCCGTGATCGCCAACTCGGCCCCGCTCCAGCCCGAGATGCTCGCCCGCTACCGGGAGGAGGGCGGCGAGCCGATCGCCGCCCCTTCCGCCGAAGTCCTGGGCATTCCCGTGCACCGCTTCCCCCTGCTGGACCCCGAGGCCCCCATGGCGCGGCACCACCCGGACCTCCTGAACCAGGCCATCCGCGAGACCCTCACCCGGCTCTGA
- a CDS encoding TPR end-of-group domain-containing protein, producing the protein MATKAKSEHAPKSAPAQAGHPSLLGDAYAKAVKLVEGGKHAEAVKALDTLMAEAQATGDWAVKRRAQVYRTLAEAKLHPPKAVAPDVITEIQACLNRRDTDGALKQLEKAIKAHPAQGNLHYLRAVAFAQAENTEASAESLKKAVELDADLVFQWHMEPDFNSVRKSPLFAFTEGR; encoded by the coding sequence ATGGCGACGAAGGCCAAGTCCGAACACGCTCCCAAGTCCGCCCCCGCTCAGGCCGGCCACCCTTCGCTGCTCGGGGACGCCTACGCGAAAGCCGTGAAGCTCGTGGAAGGGGGCAAGCACGCCGAAGCCGTGAAGGCCCTGGACACGCTGATGGCGGAGGCCCAGGCCACCGGCGACTGGGCCGTCAAGCGCCGGGCCCAGGTCTACCGCACCCTTGCCGAAGCGAAGCTGCATCCCCCCAAGGCCGTCGCCCCCGATGTCATCACCGAGATCCAGGCCTGCCTCAACCGGCGCGATACGGATGGGGCCCTCAAGCAGCTCGAGAAGGCCATCAAGGCGCACCCCGCCCAGGGCAACCTCCACTACCTCCGCGCCGTGGCCTTCGCCCAGGCGGAGAACACCGAGGCCTCCGCGGAGAGCCTGAAGAAGGCCGTGGAACTGGACGCAGATCTGGTCTTCCAGTGGCACATGGAGCCGGACTTCAACTCCGTCCGGAAGTCGCCCCTCTTCGCCTTCACCGAAGGCCGCTAG
- a CDS encoding ABC transporter permease, protein MRGALLIAKKEFLELSKDRKTLFFAFVLPFLLYPAIFGMMAKMAKRDEAQNRNKASRVFLADPSGAITGMLQADPKRFELAPRPEGDLRQAVRDQKLDLALDVDAGAAEALRKHATFTIAATVDESERTSELALKRLKEALAGQEKTWIQARLEILGASPQLAEPLKLEVKNAADPILEMGKVMGRILPYLLMIMMYTGSMQHGIYATAGEKERHTLLSLMATRLPRNQIILGKLLYIFSMGVIAALLNLLSMGLSIPFMSGGSTNSMQAMAALANPMTLGLTFMIMVPLGLFFSNFILLMGIQARNTIEAGSAITPGIFLVVFLGIFTMSPGVDKMAFLSYVPVVNVCLALRKLFSQQFNQLEYLVAFAMTVGLAAIMTWVSTRILNREKALFKA, encoded by the coding sequence ATGCGCGGCGCCCTGCTCATCGCCAAGAAGGAGTTCCTGGAGCTCTCCAAGGACCGCAAGACCCTCTTCTTCGCCTTCGTGCTGCCCTTCCTGCTCTACCCGGCCATCTTCGGGATGATGGCCAAGATGGCGAAGCGGGATGAAGCGCAGAACCGCAACAAGGCCAGCCGCGTCTTCCTCGCCGATCCCTCCGGCGCCATCACCGGGATGCTGCAGGCTGATCCGAAGCGCTTCGAGCTGGCCCCGAGGCCCGAGGGCGATTTGCGGCAGGCGGTGCGGGACCAGAAGCTGGACCTGGCCCTGGATGTGGATGCCGGCGCGGCCGAAGCGCTCCGGAAACACGCGACCTTCACCATCGCCGCCACCGTCGACGAGAGCGAGCGCACCTCCGAGTTGGCCCTCAAGCGCCTGAAGGAGGCCCTCGCGGGCCAGGAGAAGACCTGGATCCAGGCGCGCCTGGAGATCCTCGGCGCTTCGCCCCAGCTGGCGGAACCCCTGAAGCTGGAAGTGAAGAATGCCGCGGACCCGATCCTGGAGATGGGCAAGGTCATGGGGCGGATCCTCCCCTACCTGCTGATGATCATGATGTACACCGGCTCCATGCAGCACGGCATCTACGCCACGGCCGGGGAGAAGGAGCGCCACACGCTCCTGAGCCTCATGGCCACGCGCCTGCCCAGGAATCAGATCATCCTCGGCAAGCTGCTCTACATCTTCAGCATGGGCGTGATCGCCGCCCTCCTGAACCTTCTGAGCATGGGCCTCTCCATCCCCTTCATGAGCGGCGGCTCCACGAATTCCATGCAGGCCATGGCGGCCCTGGCCAACCCCATGACCCTGGGCCTCACCTTTATGATCATGGTGCCCCTGGGCCTCTTCTTCTCGAACTTCATCCTGCTCATGGGCATCCAGGCCCGGAACACCATCGAGGCCGGCAGCGCCATCACGCCCGGCATCTTCCTGGTGGTCTTCCTCGGCATCTTCACCATGTCCCCGGGCGTGGACAAGATGGCCTTCCTCTCCTACGTGCCCGTGGTGAATGTCTGCCTGGCCCTGCGCAAGCTGTTCAGCCAGCAGTTCAACCAGCTGGAATACCTCGTGGCCTTCGCCATGACCGTGGGGTTGGCGGCCATCATGACCTGGGTCTCCACGCGGATCCTGAACCGCGAGAAGGCCCTGTTCAAAGCCTGA